One Ferviditalea candida genomic window, CTCTTCGTCAAATATTATCCTCAAGCGCTTCGTGCGTCAAAGATGAAAACATGCGTAAAAGCGAGAAAAACGAAGAAAACATTAATTTATTGAGGGAGGAGGGATTTGGAATTGATATATTCAGTTTCCATATTTCTTCAAACCAACACAAAGGTAGGTAACGACAAATGCAACTATGGAGATACAAAACGAAAAAAGGCCGGGGACACAGGGTCCGAATCCCGCATGAAGTTCAGCAAGCCGAATTCATCGGCGCCTCACAGTTTGGCTGGTCTTCGACTAACTGGTCCGGTTACGCTGTCAGCAGCTCAGACAAAGGAGCGTATTCCAGCGTGTCCGGCAGTTGGACCGTGCCTGCCGTAAAAGCTCCGCCAATCCAGCCCGTTACACCGTGGCAGAAGGTTTTGCAGTTTATCCTTTCCTTGCTAGGAATTTCAACGGGTAAAGACGTGTACTCTGCATCATGGATCGGCATTGACGGATTCAACAACAGTAATCTGATCCAAACGGGAACGGCGCAAAACTATGTGAACGGAAAAACTCAATACTACGCATGGTGGGAAATTTTGCCCAATCCGGAAACCGTCATTGACCCATCGAAGTATCCCGTTAACGCAGGTGACAAGATGCAGGCGAACATCTCCAAACAGTCCGATGGAACATGGACAATCCAACTGATTGACTGGACACAAGGATGGACATTTGCAAAGAAAGGTGTCAATTACACCGGTCCACAGACGTCGGCCGAGTGGATTGAAGAGGCGCCAGAGGTGAATTTGGGTATTGCTGCTTTGGCTGATTATGGTGAAACGGCTTTTCAGTCTTGCATGGTCAACGGTGGGAATCCCCAACTGACAGCGGGCGACGGCGGGGTTATGTACCAAAATAATCAAGTGGTGTCGATTCCATCGCTGCCCGGTCCCCAACAGAATGATTTCAATATCGCGTATGGATCCCAAATGCCAAAGCCCCCGTCATCATGACGGTTTTTTTGGTCCTTTTGCACGGGTTTAGTGTATTATAAGGGGGAATTATGAAGTGAAGCTTGTATCGGATGGAGGAGGAAAAGTGAGGGCAGCACTGAACCCGATCTTCGGAATCGAACGGGTGGGAGTTTTGACATTGATGATCTCATATTAAACACTTTCGGAGCGATGATCGGATATTTCATATATAAAGCTGCGGCAAATTATGAGTGGTGAAACGCCTCGGAGGTTTCCGATGCGCCGCTGTGGCCCTGTGTGTCGGATAAAAGTCGATGCTTGCGAGCCCATTCGACCATTTCTTCGCGGTTATGCACCTCCGCTTTACGCATAATACTAGCCGCGTGCGCTCGAACAGTTCCTTCACTGACCTGTAGCTGCTGAGCAATTTGCCGGTACGACTTTTTTTCAGAAGCCAGGCCAAGCACTTCCAATTCACGCGGTGTTAAAAGATTCGCCGCGGTCTGCTTAACCGCGATGACCTGCGCCAACCGTTGGCCAATCTCTCGGCCTTTTGAGCGATTTGCCGCTTGGCAGATCTCTTCAAGCATTTGACTGATATCTTCCTGTTTTAATACCCTGTCACTAAGACCGTTAGGGGACAGAGTGTTTGTGAGCATTTCGGTAAGGGTTTCTTTCAGCTGCTCACGCTGACGCCTGATCTTGTTTTGTAATTCTTCCAACCGTGTGATTTCGAGACCTAACAGTCCCATGATCACACTGGCAACACAAATCCCGATGGACCAAGCCGGATGCAATAGACGGTGATGATGGTACCCGATCCACGCCATTCGCGTAAAGATAAGTACAATCTCAAGGATGACAGCGCGATAAAAAACGCGAAAGCCGAAGAGGACGAATAGTTCTGTAAGTACTGAAGGGACCAGAACCAAAGCGGGGACTTGGGGACTCAGTATAAAAGCGATATAGAATACCAAGGCGTAGGCTGCATCACGCATCACTGCAAATCGATAGTCCCATAAACTCGGTTGCCATACAAGCTGTGCGATAAATCCTCCCAGCACGTCCAGAGCATTGACAAGGAAGAGACCAAGAAGAAACAGACGGGAACCTGAATTGGACAATAGAACCATTAGGCAAATCAATGGAATGGTAGCGCGAATTAAGAAGAGGCGAGGCAGCGCTTCAAGTGTGACGACCATTTTTATCCCCCCATACGTCCTCGATCATCTGCTTCATCCCCTTTCCTACTGAATATTCAGCTTATTATCAAATCAGGTATATTATAAACTTTTCTTTGGATGTCGTCCAACGAATCATATCCAAATTATAGACAGGTTAGAGAGGTATCGATGCCTGGAACTGTCACATTCTTTAATATTCAAACTTCGTTTTTTCTATGCTTATGGAACTGGTATACAAACACAAGAACAACTCAATTTCAGGACAAGAATAAACAAATTTTCGGAGAAACCAAGCAGAACAGAACGGCTTTCCCACCGGAGAGCCGTTCTGTTCTGTCCTATATCGCTTGCCGGCGGGATGTTCTACTTAAGGCCCGGATAAATCTTGTTTAACGGAATCGCGTGAACCCAGTCGTAAGAGTTATCCAGATACATTGTTTTCCCTACAATTACCGGGTTTACAATACCAAAGCGGCCTCCGGGATTGTATGAGCCCAACTTCTCGCCCGTCGCCGGATTCAGTGCGTACACGGTCGGACCCGCCGCTACCCAGACAACGTCGTATGCGTAAACGGCGCTGCCACGTCCGGCTCCTGCGGGACCGGTATTCTCGAAGTGGTAGGTCCAGAGAAGTTGGCCGGTCTCTTCATTCAAGGCATACAGGCTCGAAGTAGTTGGGCTCCCTACATACACTACCCCATTGTGCACCATGACGATCCCCGCTTTGTAAGCTGGCGGAGTGCTCCCGCGTCCAAGCTTCCGATACCATTTTACAGTACCGGTTTGCGCATCCATGGCATACACCGCCAAATCAACCGTATTGGTCTTTGGATCGTGATCCACAACTGAATCCTGGAATACCAATCCCTTATTTTGGTCTACTGCCGGCGTATTGTCCCCCATGCCGGTATTAAAAATATCCAAGCTCGTCGACTGCTTCCATAAGATTTTCCCTGTTGAAGCATCCACCGCGACCACGTTATTCGCGTCGGATACGCCGACAATAATTTCGGTCTGCCCTGTTTGGGGATTTCTCCAAAAGTTTGCAGACGACATACTGTCAAATCCGCCGAGATCGGTTTTCCACAACATCTTTCCCGTTCTGGATTCAAAGGCATAGAGGTGTCCATCTCCAGTCGCCTCATAAACCGTGTTGTCTACGATCGCAGGACTCGGCATGGCATTTCCTTGGAAATCCTGGCGCCAGACGAGACGACCCGTATTCTGGTCATATGCATAAATCGCCGAATACAAAAGACCCCGTGTCAACTCCGTTTTTCCTTGCGAATTGAGATACTTCATGACTTGGGAAAAGGAAAATCCAGTGTCGCCGGCAGTGACGTAGACCAATCCGTTGCCGACGATAGGGTTGCCCATAAGGCAATTCACCGCGGGTCCCGCCTGCCACAACTGCTTACCTGTTTTGGCATTCAGTGCATATAGATGAGCGTCATCCGACTCGGCATAAATGATGCCGTTCACAGCGGTAACCCCTACCGCGTTACCTAGACTCTGAGTCATTTTCACGGGAGCGTTCCGCATTCCTAATTCATTTAAATCAGGGAATTCCAGCCCGAAAGGTATCGCCGCTTTCTCGGCAAAATTCCATGAAACCCCCTGTTTTTCCAAATTGGGTGCCGAGTCGGAAACAGGAAAGACCGGGTTGTGTTCCTGATTCCCGGCATAGGTGACCCAACTGGCGGGAAATCCTTTGACATCTTGCCCGCTTGGCAGCGATGGAGCCACAATGTCTGCGACCTTCTTCAACAGCCCGACTTCATTCTCAGCGCTGACCTTCTCCACCGGGTAGCCCATCGACTTGATTTTCTGCAGCAATGACGGGCTAAAGGCGGAAGCGTTGCCAACGAGGTACAGCTTGGGCTTGCCGGGCTGAGGCTGATAAGGCTGCACGTCATTATCCGGATTCACATCCGGAACAGCCAGCAGGGACAATGCGTGGATTGTCTGTCTTCCTAAATCACTT contains:
- a CDS encoding helix-turn-helix transcriptional regulator — protein: MVVTLEALPRLFLIRATIPLICLMVLLSNSGSRLFLLGLFLVNALDVLGGFIAQLVWQPSLWDYRFAVMRDAAYALVFYIAFILSPQVPALVLVPSVLTELFVLFGFRVFYRAVILEIVLIFTRMAWIGYHHHRLLHPAWSIGICVASVIMGLLGLEITRLEELQNKIRRQREQLKETLTEMLTNTLSPNGLSDRVLKQEDISQMLEEICQAANRSKGREIGQRLAQVIAVKQTAANLLTPRELEVLGLASEKKSYRQIAQQLQVSEGTVRAHAASIMRKAEVHNREEMVEWARKHRLLSDTQGHSGASETSEAFHHS
- a CDS encoding PQQ-like beta-propeller repeat protein gives rise to the protein MKAGPKLSLAMAVVLLLFAYGPMLYTSEASSENPAVSMAAQMAVRTFPSGSPDVVLCSGDPKRAGDVAAGQALASYLAAPLLLTQSSSDLGRQTIHALSLLAVPDVNPDNDVQPYQPQPGKPKLYLVGNASAFSPSLLQKIKSMGYPVEKVSAENEVGLLKKVADIVAPSLPSGQDVKGFPASWVTYAGNQEHNPVFPVSDSAPNLEKQGVSWNFAEKAAIPFGLEFPDLNELGMRNAPVKMTQSLGNAVGVTAVNGIIYAESDDAHLYALNAKTGKQLWQAGPAVNCLMGNPIVGNGLVYVTAGDTGFSFSQVMKYLNSQGKTELTRGLLYSAIYAYDQNTGRLVWRQDFQGNAMPSPAIVDNTVYEATGDGHLYAFESRTGKMLWKTDLGGFDSMSSANFWRNPQTGQTEIIVGVSDANNVVAVDASTGKILWKQSTSLDIFNTGMGDNTPAVDQNKGLVFQDSVVDHDPKTNTVDLAVYAMDAQTGTVKWYRKLGRGSTPPAYKAGIVMVHNGVVYVGSPTTSSLYALNEETGQLLWTYHFENTGPAGAGRGSAVYAYDVVWVAAGPTVYALNPATGEKLGSYNPGGRFGIVNPVIVGKTMYLDNSYDWVHAIPLNKIYPGLK
- a CDS encoding G1 family glutamic endopeptidase is translated as MQLWRYKTKKGRGHRVRIPHEVQQAEFIGASQFGWSSTNWSGYAVSSSDKGAYSSVSGSWTVPAVKAPPIQPVTPWQKVLQFILSLLGISTGKDVYSASWIGIDGFNNSNLIQTGTAQNYVNGKTQYYAWWEILPNPETVIDPSKYPVNAGDKMQANISKQSDGTWTIQLIDWTQGWTFAKKGVNYTGPQTSAEWIEEAPEVNLGIAALADYGETAFQSCMVNGGNPQLTAGDGGVMYQNNQVVSIPSLPGPQQNDFNIAYGSQMPKPPSS